The following proteins are co-located in the Pseudomonas synxantha genome:
- a CDS encoding fumarylacetoacetate hydrolase family protein: protein MSRTLHDVASGTLFGVALNYQGLLEQHLAAFEQAPYQKPPTKPVLFIKTPNTRNAHGGVVLQPAGERLQPGPALGVVIGQRASRVSLDNAMAHVAGYVVVNEFSLPEDSYYRPAVKAKCRDGFCALGPEVIARDQVTNPNQLDLKLFVNGQLRQENSTVHWVRDIAQLIAEISEFMTLHPGDVLITGTPEGRVDVQPGDRVEVEITGVGRLLNTIEAEVLA from the coding sequence ATGAGCCGTACCCTGCATGATGTTGCCAGCGGCACCCTGTTCGGCGTTGCGCTGAACTACCAGGGCCTGCTGGAGCAACATCTCGCCGCCTTCGAGCAGGCGCCCTACCAGAAGCCGCCGACCAAGCCGGTGTTGTTTATCAAGACCCCCAACACCCGCAATGCCCATGGCGGCGTGGTGCTGCAGCCTGCGGGCGAGCGCCTGCAACCGGGCCCAGCATTGGGCGTGGTGATCGGCCAACGCGCCAGCCGCGTCAGCCTGGACAATGCCATGGCCCATGTCGCCGGATATGTGGTGGTCAACGAGTTCAGCCTGCCGGAAGACAGCTACTACCGCCCCGCCGTCAAAGCCAAATGCCGCGATGGGTTCTGTGCCCTGGGGCCTGAGGTGATTGCCCGCGACCAAGTGACCAACCCCAATCAATTGGACCTCAAGCTCTTCGTCAACGGCCAACTGCGCCAGGAAAATTCCACCGTTCATTGGGTGCGAGACATCGCGCAATTGATCGCCGAGATCAGCGAGTTCATGACCCTGCACCCTGGTGACGTGCTGATCACCGGCACACCGGAAGGCCGCGTCGATGTGCAGCCCGGCGACCGGGTTGAAGTTGAAATCACCGGTGTGGGC